The genome window ATGGACGAGCTGATCGCGTCGCTCCACGAGCGGCAGAACGCTGCGGCCGGCCAGACGCCCGAGACACTGGCGGAGGAGCGAGCGGGCTTCGCGCCGGCCGGCCCCGTGCATCCGATACCGGACGATGTGCGGGTGACCGCGGTCACGGCCGGCGGGGTGGAGGCGCATTGGCTGGAGCCTCCCGGGGCCGACCCGGGCAGGGTCCTCTTGTTCCTGCACGGCGGGGGATTCCGGTTGGGTTCGCTGGCCAGTGACGGGGAGCTCGCTGCCCGACTGGGACGGGCCGGCCGGATGCGGGTGCTGTTCCCGGAGTACCGGCTGGCGCCCGAGCACCCGTTCCCTGCGGCGATCGACGACGTCCTCGCCGTCTGGCGGTGGCTTCGCGAGGAACAGGGGGTGCCCGCCGACTCGATCGCCGTCGCCGGCGACTCCGCGGGCGGTGGACTCACCGTCGCCCTGCTCGTCGCCACCCGCGATGCGGGAGGAGACCTCCCTGCCACTGTGGTGCTGATGTCTCCGACCGTCGACCTGACGAGCTCCGGGCCGTCGATGGCGGACCGGATCGACCAGGATCCGATCTCCACTCCCGAGCTGCTGCGCCAGCTGGCCTCCGACTACCTCGCCGGGGCCGACCCGAGGACGCCGCTGGCTTCGCCCCTGTATGCGACGCTCACGGGGCTGCCGCCGATGCTCGTGCAGGTGGGGACCGCCGATCTGCTGTTCAGCGACGCCGAACGCTTGGCGAGCGCGGCGACCGCCGCCGGTGTCGACGTGCGCCTGGAGGTCGGCGAGGGGCTGCCGCACGTGTATCAGCTCATGCTCGGCACCCCGGAGGCGGCTGAGGCGACCGAGCGGATCGGGCGGTTCCTGCGGGAGCGGGTGGTGGGGTAGCGCGGGTGGACGCTCTTCTCGTCGTCAGTCGTGTCGAAGGGCATCGGTGAAGAGCTGGAGGTTGGTGCTCAGCACATGCCGGCAGCTGGCGGCCCACTCGACAGCGGTGCGGGCGTGCCGGCGTCGCTGGTCGCTGAGCCGCCCGTCGCCGGCGTTCGCTCCCTCGATCCGGATGATCGAGTCCTGACACCGGAAGATCGCGTCGATCAGAACGTCGGCCCGCAGTTCCGCGTCGTACCCGTCGGCGAGCTGGCGCAGCCGCCGCGCTTGATCGGCGACAGGCACGTTCCCCACGGCGTGGATGCACCAGGTCCATCCCGCATAGCCGACGTCCTCCATCGCGTCACCGGGATGGACGCTGTCCCAATCGATCAGCGCCACCGGCATCCCCTCGGCCATGACCACATTGAACGGACCCGGGTCGCCGTGGACCAGACATTCGGCGCCGGACGCGAGTGGGATGCCCCGGCTGAAGTCGTGAAGCTCGCGCAGCATTCCTCCGAAGGCCGCGTACGAGCGCTCGTCGCGCTGCGAGGGGTGGTCGGTAGTCATCCCCGGGATGTAGGAGAAGGTGTCGCGGCCTTCCGCGTCGATGCCGAGATAGGTGGGCGCCCACGTGACGCCCGCCGCATTCAGCGCGCGAAGGACCTCGCTCGCGAACGCCGCACGATGACCACGCGGGCGTCGAACGGTTCGGCCTGCTTTGACGACGCCCTCGGTCGTATTTCCGCCGGCCAGCAACTCCTCCATGAGCCCCCGATCCTCGGGATGAGCATACGGCCGAGCAGGCATCGAAGGCGTCCGGAAGACAGTCGTTCAGCGGGTGTCGTCGAGTACGGTGTCGATCCACTCGTGCCGGACGAGACCGTCGACGTCACTGCGGGTGAACCAGCCGGTCTCCAGCAGCTCCGCGGACTCCAGCGTGAGAGCGGTGTTCGGGAGGCGGCATTCGAAGGCGGTCGTGATGTAGGCGACGCGGTCCCCATTGGGATAGACCGTCTCCAAGAGCGGTCCGCCGTAGACACCCAGGATCGCGCCGAGTTCCGGCGTCACGCCGAGTTCTTCGAGGACTTCCCGAGCGACGGCCTCGTGCGGCGTCTCGCCGGGCTCGACACCGCCGCCGACGAGGCTCCATCGGTCCGTGTCGCGTTGTCGTGCCAGGA of Leifsonia shinshuensis contains these proteins:
- a CDS encoding alpha/beta hydrolase encodes the protein MPSPAMDELIASLHERQNAAAGQTPETLAEERAGFAPAGPVHPIPDDVRVTAVTAGGVEAHWLEPPGADPGRVLLFLHGGGFRLGSLASDGELAARLGRAGRMRVLFPEYRLAPEHPFPAAIDDVLAVWRWLREEQGVPADSIAVAGDSAGGGLTVALLVATRDAGGDLPATVVLMSPTVDLTSSGPSMADRIDQDPISTPELLRQLASDYLAGADPRTPLASPLYATLTGLPPMLVQVGTADLLFSDAERLASAATAAGVDVRLEVGEGLPHVYQLMLGTPEAAEATERIGRFLRERVVG
- a CDS encoding aminoglycoside phosphotransferase family protein, translating into MEELLAGGNTTEGVVKAGRTVRRPRGHRAAFASEVLRALNAAGVTWAPTYLGIDAEGRDTFSYIPGMTTDHPSQRDERSYAAFGGMLRELHDFSRGIPLASGAECLVHGDPGPFNVVMAEGMPVALIDWDSVHPGDAMEDVGYAGWTWCIHAVGNVPVADQARRLRQLADGYDAELRADVLIDAIFRCQDSIIRIEGANAGDGRLSDQRRRHARTAVEWAASCRHVLSTNLQLFTDALRHD
- a CDS encoding NUDIX domain-containing protein, with the translated sequence MPMSPYVRSLRERVGHDLLLLPGVTAVIRDSDRFLLARQRDTDRWSLVGGGVEPGETPHEAVAREVLEELGVTPELGAILGVYGGPLLETVYPNGDRVAYITTAFECRLPNTALTLESAELLETGWFTRSDVDGLVRHEWIDTVLDDTR